In Schistocerca serialis cubense isolate TAMUIC-IGC-003099 chromosome 3, iqSchSeri2.2, whole genome shotgun sequence, the following proteins share a genomic window:
- the LOC126471513 gene encoding THAP domain-containing protein 2-like — protein MAFTGGSVCSAIHCTNNRKKTPQLSFFRFPKDPERSRKWLVNSRREDLIKKEPVYLYNNIRFCSLHFEQNLFMNADNNKLVWNAVPTLFDIPNKPPQLTMKRKLPQRFDSQSKAVKQSYDTEAAGSTLHVSVPDSCELSTQTCFDDEVVRLSAAVRVLQKRVKCQNVQIARLRPKLLRDKESAYRQRQKLYQKEQVNKDKRMLKTIGSPYLKKVPLTCC, from the exons atggcttttactggcgggagcgtttgtagcgcaatacattgcaccaacaacaggaagaagacaccacagctgtctttttttaggtttcctaaggatcctgagag gagcagaaaatggcttgttaatagcaggcgAGAAGACCTCATTAAGAAAGAACCAgtgtacctgtataataatattaggttttgttcgctacatttcgaacaaaacctgttcatgaacgcagacaacaacaaactcgtgtggaatgcagtacccacactgtttgacattccaaataagccacctcagctgacgatgaagaggaaactgccacaaagattcgacagtcaatctaaagcagtaaaacagtcctatgacacagaagcagccggttcaactctgcatgtatcagtgccagattcgtgtgaattgtCAACACAGacttgctttgacgatgaagtggttagattaagtgcagctgttcgtgtcttacaaaagcgtgtgaagtgtcagaatgtgcaaatcgctagacttcgaccgaaactattacgggacaaggaaagtgcctacagacagcgacagaaactgtatcagaaggagcaAGTGAACAAGGACAAACGAATGTTAAAGACCATAGGATCCCCATATTTAAAAAAAgtgcccttgacttgttgttaa